Proteins from one Megalopta genalis isolate 19385.01 chromosome 1, iyMegGena1_principal, whole genome shotgun sequence genomic window:
- the Elp3 gene encoding elongator complex protein 3 has product MVREKREFEQSKEERMMITIGEIIQELLKAHEANRDVDLNKLKTRISSKYGLDSSPRLVDIIAAVPVDARNILLPKLKAKPIRTASGIAVVAVMCKPHRCPHINMTGNICVYCPGGPDSDFEYSTQSYTGYEPTSMRAIRARYNPFLQTRHRIEQLKQLGHSVDKIEFIVMGGTFMSLPEDYRDYFIRNLHDALSGHVSSNVKEAVQYSERSRTKCIGITIETRPDYCLKKHLSDMLHYGCTRLEIGVQSVYEDIARDTNRGHTVRAVCESFQMSKDAGFKVVAHMMPDLPNVDSERDINQFIEFFANPAFRADGLKIYPTLVIRGTGLYELWKTGRYKSYPPSVLIDLIARILALIPPWTRVYRVQRDIPMPLVSSGVEHGNLRELALARMKDLGTDCRDVRTREVGIQEIHHKIQPYEVELIRRDYVANGGWETFLSYEDPTQDILVGLLRLRKCSNETFRPELKDKCSIVRELHVYGSVVPVNARDPTKFQHQGFGMLLMEEAERIARDEHQSQKIAVISGVGTRNYYRKMGYELDGPYMSKMLIDCK; this is encoded by the exons ATGGTTCGGGAGAAAAGAg agTTTGAACAAAGTAAGGAGGAACGAATGATGATAACGATTGGAGAGATTATACAGGAATTGTTAAAGGCACACGAAGCAAATCGGGATGtagatttaaataaattaaaaacaaGAATATCTTCCAAGTATGGTTTGGACTCTTCGCCTAGATTGGTTGACATTATTGCAGCTGTACCTGTAGATGCAAGGAATATATTATTGCCAAAGttgaaagctaaacctattaGAACTGCTAGTGGA ATTGCTGTTGTAGCTGTAATGTGCAAGCCACATAGATGTCCTCACATTAATATGACAGGAAACATATGCGTGTATTGTCCTGGTGGTCCCGATTCTGATTTTGAGTATTCAACACAGTCGTATACTGGTTACGAGCCCACATCTATGAGGGCCATTCGAGCAAGGTATAATCCATTCCTGCAAACGAGGCACCGTATTGAACAG CTAAAACAATTAGGACACAGTGTagataaaattgaatttattgtCATGGGAGGAACATTTATGTCTCTGCCAGAGGATTATAGAGATTATTTTATACGAAATTTGCATGATGCACTATCTGGACATGTTAGCAGCAATGTTAAAGAAGCAGTGCAATACTCTGAAAGGAGTCGAACAAAATGCATTGGTATTACCATAGAAACTCGGCCCGATTATTGCCTCAAGAAACATCTTTCGGACATGTTACATTACGG GTGTACTCGCTTGGAGATTGGTGTACAATCCGTGTACGAAGATATAGCGCGCGATACTAATAGAGGCCACACAGTACGCGCAGTATGTGAGAGTTTCCAGATGTCGAAGGATGCTGGTTTCAAAGTGGTAGCGCACATGATGCCAGATTTGCCGAATGTAGATAGCGAAAGGGACATTAATCAATTTATC GAATTTTTTGCGAACCCAGCATTCAGGGCAGATGGTCTAAAAATTTATCCAACGTTGGTCATTCGTGGTACAGGCTTGTATGAGCTTTGGAAAACCGGAAGGTACAAAAGTTATCCGCCCAGTGTTCTGATAGATCTTATAGCTCGTATATTAGCCCTCATTCCGCCTTGGACTCGTGTCTATCGTGTACAAAGAGATATACCAATGCCTTTAGTCAG TTCAGGTGTAGAACACGGTAATCTACGTGAATTGGCACTGGCAAGAATGAAGGACTTAGGGACCGATTGCCGTGACGTAAGAACTCGAGAAGTAGGTATACAAGAAATCCACCATAAGATACAACCTTATGAAGTAGAACTCATTCGTCGCGATTATGTCGCCAATGGTGGTTGGGAAACCTTCTTATCGTATGAAGATCCTACACAAGATATCTTAGTCGGTTTGCTGAGATTAAGGAAATGTTCCAATGAAACCTTCAG ACCAGAACTTAAAGACAAATGTTCCATTGTAAGAGAACTCCACGTGTACGGCAGTGTAGTCCCTGTAAATGCTCGAGACCCTACGAAGTTCCAACATCAAGGTTTCGGTATGCTTTTAATGGAGGAGGCTGAGCGCATTGCGAGGGACGAACATCAATCTCAAAAAATCGCCGTCATATCAG GCGTTGGGACGCGGAACTATTACAGAAAAATGGGCTACGAACTCGATGGCCCGTACATGTCTAAAATGTTAATAGATTGCAAATAA